From the genome of Scytonema hofmannii PCC 7110, one region includes:
- the groL gene encoding chaperonin GroEL (60 kDa chaperone family; promotes refolding of misfolded polypeptides especially under stressful conditions; forms two stacked rings of heptamers to form a barrel-shaped 14mer; ends can be capped by GroES; misfolded proteins enter the barrel where they are refolded when GroES binds): MAKRIIYNENARRALEKGIDILAEAVAVTLGPKGRNVVLEKKFGAPQIVNDGVTIAKEIELEDHVENTGVALIRQAASKTNDAAGDGTTTATVLAHAIVKEGLRNVAAGANAIQLKRGIDKATAFLVDKIKEHARPVEDSKAIAQVAAISAGNDEVVGALIAEALDKVGREGVISLEEGKSVTTELEVTEGLNFDKGYISPYFATDAERLEAVLDEPFLLITDKKIALVQDLVPILEQVARQGKPLVIIAEDIEKEALATLVVNRLRGVLNVAAVKAPGFGDRRKAILEDIAILTGGQLITEDAGLKLDATKLDQLGKARRVTITKDSTTIVAEGNEQAVKARVEQIRRQIEETESSYDKEKLQERLAKLAGGVAVVKVGAATETELKDRKLRLEDAINATKAAVEEGIVPGGGTTLAHLAPGLEDWARSNLVNEELTGALIVSRALAAPLKRIAENAGQNGAVIAERVKEKDFNVGYDATTGEFVDLFAAGIVDPAKVTRSAVQNAASIAGMVLTTEAIVVDKPEPKEAVPTAPGAGGLGNDFDY; encoded by the coding sequence ATGGCAAAGCGCATCATTTACAACGAAAATGCTCGTCGTGCATTGGAAAAAGGAATTGACATTCTGGCTGAAGCAGTAGCTGTTACTCTCGGTCCTAAAGGTCGTAATGTTGTTTTGGAGAAAAAGTTTGGTGCTCCTCAAATTGTTAATGATGGAGTCACCATAGCTAAAGAAATTGAACTAGAAGATCATGTTGAAAACACTGGCGTGGCCTTAATCCGTCAAGCTGCCTCCAAAACAAATGATGCAGCCGGAGATGGCACTACAACGGCAACTGTTTTGGCTCATGCCATTGTCAAAGAAGGATTGCGAAATGTTGCTGCTGGTGCAAACGCTATTCAACTCAAGCGTGGCATTGACAAAGCCACAGCTTTTTTAGTGGATAAAATCAAAGAACACGCTCGTCCCGTTGAAGACTCTAAGGCGATCGCTCAAGTTGCTGCCATCTCTGCTGGAAATGATGAAGTTGTGGGTGCTTTAATTGCGGAAGCCTTAGATAAGGTTGGTCGTGAAGGAGTAATTTCTCTAGAAGAAGGCAAGTCAGTTACCACCGAATTGGAAGTCACAGAAGGATTGAACTTCGACAAGGGATATATTTCTCCCTATTTTGCAACGGATGCCGAGCGGTTAGAAGCAGTGCTAGACGAACCTTTCCTTCTGATAACCGATAAGAAAATTGCTTTAGTCCAAGATTTAGTACCCATTCTTGAGCAAGTAGCGCGTCAAGGCAAACCCTTGGTAATTATTGCCGAAGACATTGAAAAAGAAGCTTTGGCAACTTTAGTAGTTAATCGCCTACGTGGCGTATTAAATGTAGCTGCTGTGAAAGCACCTGGGTTTGGAGATCGTCGTAAGGCGATTTTGGAAGACATTGCCATTCTTACAGGAGGACAGTTAATTACAGAAGATGCTGGTTTGAAGTTGGATGCCACCAAGCTTGACCAACTCGGTAAAGCTCGTCGAGTCACTATCACCAAAGATAGTACCACCATTGTTGCTGAAGGTAACGAGCAAGCTGTGAAAGCTCGGGTGGAGCAAATCCGTCGGCAAATCGAAGAAACCGAGTCTTCATATGACAAAGAGAAACTGCAAGAACGTTTGGCAAAGCTAGCAGGCGGGGTTGCGGTCGTTAAGGTGGGCGCTGCCACCGAAACCGAACTCAAAGATCGCAAACTCCGCCTTGAAGATGCCATTAACGCTACTAAAGCTGCTGTTGAAGAAGGTATTGTTCCCGGTGGCGGTACTACACTAGCACATCTGGCTCCTGGGTTAGAAGACTGGGCTAGGTCTAACTTGGTAAATGAAGAATTAACAGGGGCGTTAATTGTATCTAGGGCATTGGCTGCTCCTTTAAAGCGGATTGCGGAAAATGCAGGTCAAAACGGTGCGGTAATTGCAGAGCGAGTGAAAGAGAAAGATTTCAATGTAGGTTACGACGCAACAACTGGCGAGTTTGTGGATTTATTTGCAGCAGGGATTGTTGATCCTGCCAAAGTAACCCGTTCGGCTGTGCAGAATGCAGCGTCAATTGCAGGTATGGTATTGACCACTGAAGCAATTGTAGTTGACAAGCCAGAACCGAAGGAGGCTGTTCCTACTGCACCTGGTGCAGGCGGTTTGGGTAACGATTTTGACTACTAA
- the groES gene encoding co-chaperone GroES, protein MPSITLSVSTVKPLGDRVFIKVSESEEKTTGGILLPDSAKEKPQVGEIVAVGPGKLNDNGTHQAIDIAVGDRVLYSKYAGTDIKLGTEEYVLLSEKDILAIVS, encoded by the coding sequence ATGCCATCCATAACGTTGAGCGTATCCACTGTTAAGCCTCTAGGCGATCGAGTCTTCATCAAGGTTAGTGAGTCCGAAGAGAAAACGACAGGCGGTATTCTTCTGCCTGATAGTGCCAAAGAAAAGCCTCAAGTGGGTGAAATTGTTGCAGTGGGTCCTGGCAAGCTTAATGATAATGGCACTCATCAGGCAATTGATATTGCAGTTGGGGATCGAGTCCTCTACTCCAAATATGCTGGTACCGACATTAAGCTTGGTACGGAAGAATATGTCCTGTTATCCGAGAAGGACATTCTTGCAATTGTTTCATAG
- a CDS encoding DMT family transporter, which yields MRVLFSEHLVLSLFLLGGYVKPDFQNSFLLMFMRMLLVVPLMASVAFKLYPSALQEFLSLFKREHLDVMLQASGCGVLMFVYIALLYIAIGLIPTGIAIALFFTYPVFTALLSWKFFGDRPTLFRWLVMSIILGGGVLTIPHSSTSYSSHTITIGICASVVSGIVYAFYNVIAQKCLEKFHPVPFTWISFALTLLLSGISLLLFPPTMTQLDWTPMWIGSLFSGLTSFIGHSLYNLGIRKSGANTASIIGSSSPALTALVAWVTISETLNIVQSVGIGIVTLGIALLSGERWIQKRHKTT from the coding sequence GTGCGAGTTTTATTTTCAGAACATCTCGTACTGAGTTTATTTTTACTTGGTGGATACGTTAAACCAGATTTTCAGAATTCATTTTTGCTGATGTTTATGCGAATGCTACTGGTGGTTCCACTTATGGCTTCTGTAGCATTCAAACTCTATCCATCTGCTCTTCAAGAATTCCTAAGTTTGTTCAAGCGAGAACACTTGGACGTTATGCTCCAAGCCTCTGGCTGTGGAGTTCTCATGTTTGTATATATTGCTTTACTCTACATTGCGATTGGCTTGATTCCTACTGGAATTGCGATCGCACTTTTCTTTACCTATCCTGTCTTCACAGCACTACTGTCGTGGAAGTTTTTTGGCGATCGCCCCACACTCTTCCGTTGGCTAGTGATGAGTATTATTCTGGGGGGCGGTGTTCTCACTATTCCCCATTCTTCTACTAGCTACAGTAGTCATACCATTACGATTGGCATTTGTGCTAGTGTTGTATCTGGGATAGTCTATGCCTTCTATAATGTCATCGCCCAAAAATGTCTAGAAAAATTCCATCCCGTTCCCTTTACGTGGATTAGCTTTGCCTTAACTTTGCTGCTCTCTGGTATTAGTTTATTATTGTTTCCACCTACCATGACCCAACTTGACTGGACACCTATGTGGATTGGCAGTCTTTTTTCGGGTTTGACGAGCTTTATCGGACACTCTCTATACAATTTAGGGATTCGCAAGAGCGGCGCAAATACTGCTTCTATTATCGGCTCTAGTAGTCCAGCATTAACGGCTCTGGTTGCATGGGTAACAATTAGCGAAACTTTAAACATAGTTCAGAGTGTGGGGATTGGTATCGTTACATTGGGAATTGCTTTACTGAGTGGAGAAAGGTGGATTCAAAAGAGACACAAGACAACATAA
- a CDS encoding ABC transporter ATP-binding protein, which yields MSTPIIATQHLSISYWSQNKRIEALQDISLTINAGEFVTLIGSSGCGKSTLLNAIAGLVSPSAHIEGTFNTSGIKEIGYLFQKQTLLPWHIVVDNVTAPLEIRGVPRTEGRKKALVLLAKYGLYGFEHNFPKELSGGMQQRVLLIRTLIYEPDVVLLDEPLSSLDAQTRALLQDELLRLWRDTGCTFVLVTHDLDEAIALSQRVFLLSARPGRIVKKFKIDLPTERSALTIRTDPKFQKIQREMWSELTTQVLQQQN from the coding sequence ATGTCAACTCCTATAATTGCTACCCAACATCTCTCCATTTCTTATTGGAGTCAGAATAAGCGAATTGAAGCATTACAAGATATTAGCTTGACCATAAATGCTGGTGAATTTGTCACACTTATTGGATCAAGTGGCTGCGGAAAGAGCACGTTACTTAATGCGATCGCAGGGTTAGTTAGTCCTAGTGCGCATATAGAAGGCACTTTCAATACTAGTGGTATCAAAGAAATTGGTTACCTGTTCCAAAAGCAAACCTTGTTGCCTTGGCACATCGTGGTAGATAACGTCACTGCTCCTCTAGAAATTCGTGGTGTACCCCGAACTGAAGGACGGAAAAAAGCTTTGGTACTGTTGGCAAAATATGGCTTGTACGGTTTTGAACACAACTTTCCTAAAGAACTGTCAGGTGGGATGCAGCAGCGCGTGTTGCTAATTCGGACGCTCATTTATGAACCCGATGTTGTGTTACTTGACGAACCTCTCAGTAGTCTTGATGCTCAAACACGCGCTCTGTTACAGGATGAATTACTCCGATTATGGCGCGATACGGGATGCACCTTTGTTCTAGTAACTCACGACCTTGATGAAGCGATCGCACTTTCTCAACGAGTCTTTTTACTAAGTGCTCGTCCCGGCAGAATTGTGAAGAAATTTAAGATTGATTTGCCAACAGAACGTTCCGCGCTCACGATTCGTACCGATCCAAAATTTCAGAAAATCCAGCGTGAGATGTGGTCAGAGTTAACTACACAGGTATTACAACAGCAAAATTGA
- a CDS encoding FAD/NAD(P)-binding protein, with protein MIDSNVLIAHPSTTTIAIVGAGFSGSLVAAHLLKTANRPLLIELIERSHEIGKGVAYSTDTTSHLLNVSAGKMSAFPDDPGHLLRWLQYNRSELAAFLPNDLNASSFIPRQLYGLYIQSILEEAEATASSNVRLERVIDEVVAVEPQAKQAIVSLRSSRTFVADKIVLAVGNAPTPPPVSQPPASQQNDRTNNSYLRHAWSADALAELESNAPVLLIGTGLTMVDMVVALHERNHRGKINAVSRRGLFPLPHQSTKPYPAFLTPDTAPKTIRGLLRCIRSEVQTAEAQGYDWRSVIDSLRPITQQLWQQLPRVEQQRFLRHATPYWDVHRHRIAPEIGKVIQAMLDSGQLTITSGRIQDYQTASDGVAVTVRRRQTTTNWVLQVSRVVNCTGVHADYQRSPQPLIANLRDQGLIRPNDIGLGLDTAADGAVFDARDNRSTLLYTLGTPRKGNLFETIAVPELREQAQALAVTLLQSLPVRVRPVSPFSRTIKQDSNAPRPTIPQSTLLFRQFFDPESSTYTYLIADSQTKEAVLVDTVLEQVDRDLQVLDDLGLTLRYCLETHIHADHITGAGKLRQQTGCQVMVPLNSTARSADRSLVDRETLIVGTVKIEAIATPGHTDSHLAYLVNNTHLLTGDALLIRGCGRTDFQSGDAGILYDTVTQQLFTLPEETLVYPAHDYKGRNVSTIGEEKRLNPRFSVRGATRNEYRSRDQFITIMSHLGLSYPKKMNEAVPANEYCGDFMPEASLSNGKSSADADREKVELTLSTNTEIYEDYFAMYI; from the coding sequence GTGATTGATTCTAATGTCCTGATAGCACATCCTTCAACCACCACGATCGCGATCGTCGGCGCAGGCTTTAGTGGTTCTTTAGTAGCGGCTCACCTGTTAAAAACTGCCAACAGACCCCTGCTGATCGAGCTGATTGAGCGCAGTCACGAAATTGGCAAGGGAGTTGCCTACAGCACCGACACCACCAGCCATTTGCTCAATGTATCCGCAGGCAAGATGAGTGCCTTTCCCGACGATCCCGGTCATCTGCTGCGCTGGCTGCAGTATAACCGCAGCGAGTTGGCAGCATTCCTACCCAATGACTTGAACGCCAGCAGCTTCATTCCCCGTCAGCTCTACGGGCTTTATATCCAATCTATTCTGGAGGAAGCTGAAGCCACGGCTTCGAGTAACGTTCGGCTGGAGCGCGTCATCGATGAAGTGGTAGCAGTGGAGCCACAAGCCAAACAAGCAATCGTCTCCTTGCGGAGCAGCCGTACTTTCGTGGCAGATAAAATTGTGCTGGCAGTAGGAAATGCGCCCACTCCTCCCCCAGTGTCTCAACCTCCAGCATCACAGCAGAACGATCGCACCAACAACTCCTACCTGCGCCATGCCTGGTCAGCCGATGCGTTAGCAGAGCTTGAGAGTAACGCGCCTGTATTGCTAATTGGCACTGGACTGACTATGGTGGATATGGTGGTGGCACTTCACGAGCGCAACCATCGGGGCAAAATTAATGCCGTGTCTCGCAGGGGGTTATTTCCGCTGCCGCATCAATCGACAAAACCCTACCCCGCCTTTTTAACCCCAGACACCGCACCCAAAACAATTCGGGGCTTGCTGCGGTGCATTCGCAGTGAGGTGCAGACGGCAGAGGCACAGGGGTACGACTGGCGATCAGTGATTGATTCCCTGCGTCCCATCACCCAGCAACTCTGGCAACAACTGCCCCGCGTGGAGCAGCAGCGTTTTTTGCGCCATGCCACCCCCTATTGGGATGTACATCGGCATCGAATTGCCCCCGAAATTGGCAAGGTTATCCAGGCAATGCTGGACTCAGGGCAATTAACTATTACCTCCGGACGCATTCAGGACTATCAAACGGCATCTGACGGGGTAGCAGTGACAGTTCGCCGACGCCAAACGACAACGAATTGGGTCTTGCAGGTTAGCCGTGTGGTGAATTGCACCGGGGTACACGCAGATTATCAGCGATCGCCCCAACCCCTGATTGCCAATTTACGTGACCAAGGGTTGATCCGCCCCAACGACATTGGCTTGGGGTTGGATACTGCCGCTGATGGTGCCGTATTCGATGCTCGGGACAACCGTTCAACCCTACTCTATACCTTGGGTACGCCGCGCAAAGGCAATTTGTTTGAAACGATCGCCGTCCCAGAACTGCGCGAGCAGGCACAGGCACTAGCGGTAACTTTGTTGCAGTCACTCCCAGTGCGGGTGCGTCCCGTTTCACCCTTTTCTCGCACCATTAAACAAGACAGCAACGCTCCTCGACCAACCATCCCCCAGTCAACGCTGTTGTTTCGCCAATTCTTTGACCCGGAATCGAGCACCTACACCTATCTGATTGCGGACAGTCAAACGAAAGAAGCGGTGCTGGTTGATACAGTATTGGAGCAGGTTGACCGTGATTTACAAGTGCTGGATGACTTGGGGTTGACCCTGCGCTACTGTTTGGAAACTCACATCCATGCCGATCATATCACCGGGGCAGGTAAACTGAGACAGCAAACGGGTTGTCAGGTAATGGTGCCCCTCAATAGTACTGCTCGGTCTGCGGATCGCTCCCTTGTCGATCGCGAAACCTTAATTGTGGGGACGGTAAAGATTGAGGCGATCGCCACACCAGGGCACACCGATAGCCATCTGGCTTATTTAGTCAACAACACTCATCTGTTAACGGGGGATGCCTTATTAATTCGGGGCTGTGGACGCACAGACTTCCAATCGGGCGATGCGGGCATTCTGTACGATACGGTGACGCAACAGTTATTTACTCTCCCAGAAGAAACCCTAGTTTATCCCGCCCATGACTACAAAGGGCGCAACGTTTCCACAATTGGCGAAGAAAAACGCCTCAATCCCCGATTTAGCGTTCGAGGAGCGACTCGGAACGAGTATCGTAGCCGCGATCAATTTATCACAATCATGAGCCATCTAGGTTTGAGCTATCCCAAAAAGATGAACGAAGCCGTACCCGCCAATGAATACTGTGGCGATTTCATGCCAGAAGCAAGTCTGAGCAATGGCAAGAGTTCGGCGGATGCAGATCGTGAAAAAGTAGAACTGACGCTATCGACGAATACTGAAATCTATGAGGACTACTTTGCTATGTACATTTAG
- a CDS encoding IS1634 family transposase codes for MFNIEEMSIQNIDHLGIVAGIVDAIGLVEILNDVLGKEEDEKVSAGHVVKAMILNGLGFVSQPLYMFPKFFESIPCEHLIGEGVKAEYLNDDKLGRVMDKMFLKGLETIFLAISLNVVKKFKIQTTTSHLDSSSIHVHGEYKIPLPEVIFENFKIEDESDQEESQLKSKQAINITYGYSRDHRPDLKQFLIELICTGDADIPLFFKTASGNRVDSSYFGEIAVEYKKQIQLDSLIVADCALYSSANLQLMSELKWLCRVPLSLKSAQSLVSTLPESKFIESELKGYSFVATESDYGGIKQRWLIVQSQERREVDLRKLSQKILKAEEKARSELKKLAAEKFACEADAVKALSKLSQKFKYHQIEKHQVTVITPKAQGAEIPSDVYQISATITKDENQIHQDSLSAGRFIIATNVLESSQLGNSTMIYHYKAQQSCERGFAFLKDPLFFANSVYLKRPERIEALAMIMGLCLLVYKLAQRQIRLALYESGLTVKNQLGKSIDNPTLKWLFQCFQSIHLVTFHQDRQISNWNQERDLILKLLPSYCHRYYRLVT; via the coding sequence ATGTTTAATATTGAAGAGATGTCTATACAGAATATAGACCATTTGGGGATAGTAGCAGGAATAGTAGACGCCATTGGATTAGTAGAAATTCTCAATGATGTATTGGGAAAAGAAGAAGATGAAAAGGTAAGTGCAGGTCATGTTGTGAAAGCCATGATTTTAAATGGATTAGGATTTGTTTCGCAACCTTTATATATGTTTCCCAAATTTTTTGAATCAATCCCTTGTGAACATTTAATAGGTGAGGGAGTCAAAGCCGAATATTTAAATGATGATAAGCTCGGCAGAGTCATGGATAAAATGTTTCTCAAAGGATTAGAAACAATATTTTTAGCAATTAGCTTAAATGTTGTCAAGAAGTTTAAAATACAGACAACAACATCACACTTAGATTCATCATCAATCCACGTACATGGAGAATATAAAATACCTTTACCAGAGGTCATATTTGAAAATTTCAAAATTGAAGACGAATCTGACCAAGAAGAATCACAGTTAAAATCCAAACAGGCGATAAATATCACCTATGGATATTCTCGTGACCATAGACCAGATTTAAAACAGTTTTTAATAGAATTAATATGTACGGGGGATGCAGATATACCATTGTTTTTTAAAACAGCATCTGGAAATAGAGTAGATTCTTCATACTTTGGAGAAATAGCTGTTGAGTATAAAAAGCAAATCCAATTAGATAGTTTAATAGTGGCAGATTGTGCTTTATATTCATCCGCAAATCTTCAACTCATGTCAGAACTGAAATGGTTATGTAGAGTGCCGTTGAGCCTAAAATCAGCACAATCATTAGTCTCAACACTACCAGAATCAAAATTCATTGAAAGCGAATTAAAAGGATATTCGTTTGTAGCTACTGAAAGTGATTATGGCGGAATAAAACAGAGATGGTTAATTGTACAAAGCCAAGAAAGAAGAGAAGTAGATTTACGTAAGCTCTCACAAAAAATTCTGAAAGCTGAAGAAAAAGCTCGGAGCGAATTGAAGAAGTTAGCTGCCGAAAAATTTGCTTGTGAAGCGGATGCGGTTAAAGCATTATCAAAACTTTCCCAAAAGTTCAAATATCATCAAATTGAGAAACATCAAGTGACTGTAATAACACCAAAAGCACAAGGAGCAGAAATTCCATCAGATGTTTATCAAATATCCGCAACAATTACGAAGGATGAAAATCAAATTCATCAAGATTCTCTAAGTGCTGGAAGATTTATCATTGCGACAAATGTTTTAGAATCAAGTCAGCTTGGCAATAGTACCATGATTTACCATTATAAAGCACAACAGTCGTGTGAGCGAGGATTTGCATTTCTCAAAGACCCATTATTTTTTGCCAATAGTGTTTATCTTAAAAGACCCGAAAGAATTGAAGCATTGGCAATGATTATGGGTTTATGCTTATTAGTTTATAAGTTAGCACAGCGACAAATACGACTAGCTTTATATGAGTCAGGATTAACTGTTAAGAATCAGTTAGGCAAATCCATAGATAATCCTACTTTAAAGTGGCTCTTCCAATGTTTTCAATCAATTCACCTTGTTACCTTTCATCAGGACAGACAAATTTCTAACTGGAATCAAGAAAGAGACTTAATTTTGAAGTTATTACCCTCTTATTGCCACCGTTATTATCGATTAGTCACATAA
- a CDS encoding CmcJ/NvfI family oxidoreductase produces MSVYSILILAGIFLLASIISVIAGSTSLITVPVMLEFGVEPRIAIATNMLALTLMSIGGTLPFIGKNAIDARRLPLLIVLTLIGSILGALLVLIIPSKSKTYSITYNPSHKWFYFPQMQPDEALFIKCFDSAEDGRARFAAHTGFDDPTSPPDAAPRQSIELRTVVFYPD; encoded by the coding sequence ATGAGTGTTTACTCAATACTAATTCTTGCTGGAATTTTCTTGCTAGCTAGCATTATTAGCGTCATTGCTGGTAGCACTTCTCTCATTACCGTACCAGTCATGCTTGAGTTTGGAGTTGAGCCGCGTATCGCCATTGCAACTAATATGCTGGCATTAACCTTGATGAGTATTGGTGGAACACTACCTTTTATTGGTAAAAACGCGATCGATGCTAGACGGTTACCATTGCTGATAGTCTTGACTCTTATCGGGTCAATTTTGGGTGCATTACTTGTTCTTATTATCCCATCAAAATCAAAAACCTACTCAATCACCTATAACCCGTCACACAAATGGTTCTACTTCCCCCAAATGCAACCAGACGAAGCGCTATTTATTAAGTGTTTTGACTCCGCAGAGGATGGAAGAGCGAGGTTTGCTGCTCATACAGGATTTGACGACCCCACAAGCCCTCCAGATGCTGCACCACGTCAGAGTATTGAATTACGGACGGTAGTTTTTTATCCTGATTAG
- a CDS encoding ABC transporter permease subunit produces the protein MIWFGIGLLSKVLLAALAAFFPIFFTTYQGLQNIDRELVSAFQVMGANRWQMLHMVILSSVLSWVIAGIRTSLGMALVAPIPHPDCHNR, from the coding sequence ATTATTTGGTTTGGTATTGGATTACTCTCCAAAGTCTTGCTAGCAGCTTTGGCAGCTTTTTTCCCCATCTTTTTTACAACTTATCAAGGACTCCAGAACATCGATCGCGAATTAGTTTCTGCTTTTCAGGTGATGGGTGCCAATCGATGGCAGATGTTGCATATGGTTATACTGTCTTCAGTTCTCAGTTGGGTAATTGCGGGGATTCGCACAAGTTTAGGTATGGCTTTAGTAGCCCCCATTCCGCACCCGGACTGTCACAATCGGTAA